A window from Shewanella livingstonensis encodes these proteins:
- a CDS encoding J domain-containing protein, with protein MTLMTIIDNSELNKSNKQSQKLEKLWLDVEKKQARNQRYRAKLEGFYEEFKPLIESKEHVVCAATGKWVQHLLTFVPRKTIKGNQRVELYGWIEEELTILEANPFNPISTTDLREFFTSLLIDFQSTMPKQTVSDEELEALREDLFGMFGEWLPLSNEELIDMIHHPERFQAYIHDMLSQSNNAEAQDEHQDDVEWDEPGWDMGDDFSFENDDSELPMSTALFEDKAMTKLYRQLANQLHPDKEQDPAQKALKKDLMQLLSQAKKDKDALALLMMAQEHLPEYKLIADEDMIKRVEAALYSKIALLNQDHQFMQHGNDIKSEIWRRFGGGGKASRAKTLQQYGDLLIIEAEALYAKINNVTTVQALREQLSQRMHQQELNDMMGFGMFEDFLD; from the coding sequence TATCGCGCAAAATTAGAGGGTTTTTATGAAGAGTTTAAACCGCTAATCGAATCAAAAGAGCATGTTGTGTGTGCTGCGACCGGAAAGTGGGTCCAACATTTACTAACGTTTGTGCCACGCAAAACGATTAAGGGTAACCAAAGGGTTGAACTTTATGGTTGGATTGAAGAGGAGCTCACTATACTTGAGGCCAACCCATTTAATCCCATTAGCACAACTGATTTGCGAGAGTTTTTTACTTCATTATTGATTGATTTTCAATCGACGATGCCAAAGCAAACGGTGAGTGATGAAGAGCTTGAGGCGCTAAGGGAAGATCTGTTTGGAATGTTCGGTGAGTGGTTGCCTTTAAGCAACGAAGAGCTTATTGATATGATACATCATCCTGAACGTTTTCAAGCGTATATTCATGACATGCTCAGCCAAAGCAATAACGCAGAAGCTCAGGATGAACATCAAGATGATGTTGAGTGGGATGAACCAGGCTGGGACATGGGTGATGACTTTTCATTCGAAAACGATGACTCTGAATTACCGATGAGCACTGCGTTATTTGAAGATAAAGCGATGACGAAACTGTATCGACAACTCGCTAATCAACTTCATCCTGATAAGGAGCAAGATCCTGCGCAAAAAGCCTTAAAGAAGGACTTGATGCAGCTTCTTTCCCAGGCTAAAAAAGATAAAGATGCGCTCGCGTTACTGATGATGGCACAGGAACATTTGCCCGAATATAAACTCATCGCTGATGAGGACATGATAAAGCGAGTGGAAGCCGCGCTATATTCAAAAATAGCATTACTAAACCAAGATCATCAATTTATGCAGCATGGCAACGACATTAAATCGGAAATTTGGCGTCGTTTTGGCGGTGGCGGAAAGGCGTCGCGCGCAAAAACGTTGCAACAGTATGGCGATCTGCTGATCATTGAAGCTGAAGCACTATACGCTAAGATCAATAACGTCACGACGGTGCAAGCCCTGCGTGAACAGTTAAGTCAGCGAATGCATCAGCAGGAATTGAATGACATGATGGGGTTTGGCATGTTTGAAGATTTTCTAGATTAG
- a CDS encoding Arm DNA-binding domain-containing protein, whose protein sequence is MVHIRIRPNGRIQFDLHLYGCRFREGTQLMATPKNLANAKSMLKKMSAEIDLGTFQYRDYFPNSKKVAQFEQLQRVAHPDRQYPFFDNFANQWFERKKATWKNSYRDSVRSALDKYLIPHFGNTLVNELSLSQVDYFRQDLSEGVKKDGSRLLSNRRINFILWPLVAIISLAAEEYKFEYPLRRYKAFKEEKAESNPMTIDEVRKFLASVPKKWKDYFIIRFWTGMRSCEVHGLEWDHIDFDHRLIRVRQNWVNGEVCDVKTPKSRRELKMCDTVFNAFKRIQAVKTGRSNFVFIAPTGLPPSTHFISRKLWFPTLKAAGLKLRRPYETRHTAAVLHIAAHENPLYISHMLGHSDTRLLFEVYAPYVANASRLDGNAFDSLMKSEGLG, encoded by the coding sequence ATGGTCCATATTCGCATTCGCCCCAATGGGCGTATTCAGTTCGACTTACATCTTTATGGCTGCCGTTTTCGTGAAGGCACCCAATTGATGGCCACCCCTAAAAACCTCGCTAATGCTAAATCCATGCTCAAAAAAATGAGTGCTGAAATTGACTTAGGCACCTTTCAATACCGCGACTACTTCCCAAACAGTAAAAAAGTGGCTCAGTTTGAACAACTGCAACGTGTAGCTCATCCCGACCGCCAATACCCTTTCTTTGATAATTTTGCCAACCAGTGGTTTGAACGAAAAAAAGCCACCTGGAAAAACAGCTATCGAGATTCGGTGCGCAGTGCATTGGATAAATACCTTATCCCCCACTTCGGCAACACATTAGTCAACGAACTATCGCTGTCACAGGTGGATTACTTTCGTCAGGACTTAAGTGAAGGGGTAAAAAAAGACGGTTCTCGTTTATTGTCTAATCGGCGAATTAACTTCATCCTCTGGCCTTTGGTTGCCATTATCAGCTTAGCGGCAGAAGAGTATAAGTTTGAGTATCCACTGAGACGTTATAAGGCCTTCAAAGAAGAAAAAGCAGAGTCAAACCCCATGACCATCGATGAGGTGCGCAAGTTTCTTGCGAGTGTGCCTAAAAAGTGGAAGGACTATTTTATCATTCGCTTCTGGACGGGCATGCGCAGCTGTGAGGTGCATGGTTTAGAGTGGGACCACATTGATTTTGACCATCGATTAATTCGCGTTCGTCAAAATTGGGTTAATGGTGAAGTGTGTGATGTAAAAACACCAAAATCACGCCGTGAGCTTAAGATGTGTGACACCGTATTTAATGCGTTTAAACGTATTCAAGCCGTTAAAACCGGACGATCTAACTTTGTATTTATCGCGCCGACAGGCTTACCACCTTCAACGCATTTTATAAGTCGTAAATTGTGGTTCCCCACCTTAAAAGCCGCAGGCTTAAAACTCCGTCGACCTTATGAAACACGCCATACAGCCGCAGTGCTGCATATTGCGGCTCATGAGAACCCGCTATACATTTCCCATATGCTAGGACATAGCGACACCCGACTACTGTTTGAAGTCTATGCCCCCTATGTTGCCAATGCTTCTCGCCTTGATGGTAATGCATTTGACTCATTAATGAAAAGCGAGGGACTGGGCTAA